TGTCTGAACACTGTCAGACTTAAAactgaaatacattaaaattattatttcacaaGTTTGCCTGCCCATCCAGTCTTGATGGTTAATAGTAAACATACTTGGCTTGCTTAAACGagtttaaatactatttaaattaagaaattatgtCTATGGTGATGTGTTTTACCCTGGCAGCACTGTTtgcattattagcattattattaatgtagcaTTATTATTTCCAAATGAAACGGTGCCTTCAGGCAACTCAAATtcgttcattttaaatgactcCAAAATTACAGCAACAGCTTGATATCTCTAAATCTACTTATTATGATACGAAGAAAGGGTTTCAGGATTAATGTCAATTTAACACCTCAATCAGTCAAGCTGTGTAAATTGTAAAGCTGTGTTCACACATCTCTGAAGTGCAGTCGTGTTAAGTTATTATCTTTTCCCAGTCTTCACTTGCACATCTGGTATTTTCTAAAGAATGCCTTGcttgtgttttatcatttttgttaattcttagatttttatttatttctttgatttgacttcatattataaaatgaatgtttttaaagcatttcaatCTTAGGTTTTTGTTATATGATTTTCCTACTAAAGTGTTATTTAGTTCATAATGCCGCCTTTGAATCATGCCTCCAGggatttttgttgtttaaaaaacaacacaaaacataaacAGACTAATTAGTTACACCATCATTAATCTcacattaatgaagtaaaaatCACTAATGAATGTCTTTTCTCTCAAGACTATTAGATACAGTAGCAGAGGTTCTTTTCTGTTTAATGATACCTCTGGAGGAAAAACTGGCTCATATATTGGCCAAAATGTTCTCAAGTTCACATCCAGGATTCACAGTGATCCAGAACTGCGAAGCGGAGACAAAAACCGTGGTTTGTTATCCACAAACCTCTACgacattttttttcatgtatgtATGATAATCAGTCACTGTAATATGTTCAATGTAGGAAGTTTCTTTATCATATTTCTGGTTGAATGTCATAAGGGCTTATGTCCTCAAATAATACAgactttaaaggtgatttgtGAAGCACAGACTGTTTGTGACTGTTTTTCGCAGGTATTTGGTTTCTCACTCACAAAAAGCAAAGCACACTGCAAGGAAGCTGGGTCGTAAGAAAAGGACGGCCATGCAAAATGCCAGCAACTCCATCATTCAGCCTGCAGGATTTTACATTGTTGCCTTGAGTTCAATGTCTTACAGTAATATCTATGTCATGTTCCTCACTGTGGTTTACGTGATCACAGTCACATGCAATGTATTTCTGATCACCATCATTTTCTATGACCACCGTCTGCATGTCCCAAAGTTCATGGCCGTTGGTAATCTGGCTTTGGTTGATCTTATTCTCAGCACCTCTCTTGTGCCTGGCATGATTAAGACTTACATTCTTCTAGACAATTTTGTGCCATTTAAACTGTGCCTTCTGCAAATGTACACTTACTATACTTTCTTATCTCTTGAACCATTTTCCTTATGTATTCTTTCTTATGACAGGTTCATCGCGATCTGTTTCCCTTTAAGACAGGAATCTATAAACACAAACTCCAGAATGGCTTATTTAATCAGTGCAGTTTGGTTCTTTTCTATTGTTATAATTCTCTATGCTGTTACATCCATCCCAACCCTGTCCTTTTGTGGCTCTCTTGAGGTCCACAGCTATTTTTGTGATTACGCTCCTGTTTTAGTTCTTGCTTGTGGTGACACGACACCTCAATGGAACTATGCCACTGCTTTAACTATGCTCTTCATTACTGTACctttggtttttattttcttgaccTACATCGGTATACTGACCGCTGTATTCAGAATGAAAAACCATCAGAGCCGTTATAAGGCGCTGGCCACGTGCACAGAGCACCTTATATTAGTGGCTCTTTTCTTCATTCCTATTGTAATCAtcttcagttttacattttttggaaTTATTTGGAACCCCAATGTAGGTCTGGTGAGCTTGTGTTTGTCATCCCTCCTCACACCGTGCGTGAATCCCATCCTCTACTCACTGAAAACTAAAGAGATTCGAAGCAGGATTCATTCTTTGTTGACCCAGAGACTGTCTGTTCATCCTCTAAGAAATGTACTTTAATGTAGAACATAACTGTGGTTCAAGTGTAAAGTGCTGagattatttataatattgtctTGGAGGCTTTCTGTAATGCTTTTGTGACTGTATTATACTGtgtttatattaaaatgcattgtttttctaCAGAATCTTTCTCTGCAGTTGTCTTGTAAATACTAACATACTTTTAACatactaatttgtattatttaattataaagaaCACAATACATGTTTTCTTTCATTATGCAACCTCTCTGTATGTTGCACAAGAAAAGAATTTACAATTAAGTGTTCATCCATGCATGGTCATTCTCAAAGTTCACACATAATATAAGATTGGTTGGAGAGAAACAGTATATACTAAGTGTGATAAAACAACAATATTCTGTATCCACAAAATACATTATCACCACTCATAaaaccaattatttatttttaataatagcactgtttaaaatgttctttctgtgtatccacaaaaaaatgaaaagctgCTTGGTCTGCAAAGTGCAAAGATGGTGCCAGGTTTACTTGCAGGCCTGTTTATTCTAAGAAGGTCATTGCTTTTATTAAGACTGGCAAATTAGTCACTTTGGCATTGTTGTCTTAATTTAGAGAGAATTGGGTTATTTGGGGAGTCATAAGGTTGTTTATGGGTGTGTGTTTTTCCCATTGGATTGTAATTCCTTTATACATTATGTGTACAATAGGTGTCCAAGGAGATGGTTGCATTTTTTTCAAAGATTGGGAATGTTCTTTATGTTATCGGTTCGTCTGACTTGAAACTATAGCTCATCTGGAGAAGCTGTATCCACTCAAAACACCACGAATTAAGAGAAGTGTTCAATCCAATAGCCTCTGGACAGTTCAAATCAGCAGAAGTTTTGATCACAATGTATGGAGTCCCGATTATGGGTTATCAAAgctaattatacattttcttaagcATTTAAGAAAAGTGGGTTATGTGTATAAAAACATGAAGAGCTTTAAAAGTGAGTTTTATTGTGCTCTCTAAATTGAGACAGCTTTCTGTGGTAATGTGTTTTTCCTGTTTGCAGCACTGTTTATATATGAATCATTCTCAAATGAAACAGTGCCTTCAGAAGTTTCATTAATTGAGTTTAAACTACTCAGAAATTACAGCCACAGcttgatatttttaaatgcaattattgaaagaaagaaaaaatgtttcaGGAATTATGTTACACTGTTTGTCAGACTTCACTGAAGTGATTTTTCTCAGTCTTCCTCTATCATGTCTGGCATCTCCTGAAGCATGCAGGATTGTCCTATGATTTCTagaattttaaagttaaatatgtGTACTGTTTTATATAGTATGCAATGTCAccttaactgttttttttttttttgttttgttttttttgtcagagGCAGGGACTGTTCATGGAAGGAAAGATGAACACAACAAAATATGGAGACATTCTAAATGAAAACCTGGTCTAAAGagccaacccattctcactccaaaggcgtcaaaaaccgaagcatggtcaagcgcccctagcgtcacttttatgacgccaaatgtgcctctcagcgtcgactatcgaagcactacgaccttcattgctttcagtgggaaacttttggcgtcagaattcgacacgaggacatgagatgtttatcgctatgaaatcacgttcaagaagtctcattcagcacacatcgcgcgatacttgctatcagttccacagtttgggtgagtagtcgtatatacgctcttttaatgccttttatcaaatgtattctgtcttctttattaatcagattagtgccatatgtttaatcgctgtattatatcggtcatccgcggctgtctttgagtttcattgcgtttaaataaatgaacacagctgctaattagtgtgattaaactctatctgtcacgtgacgtaccatagaccttcgattccgttttatattattattaatttcaggatcaatgatgtaagttgtatttgtagtaaaatcatggtaatcacgacacaataataaatgaaatgtgaagttaaaacacagtaaatgggacattagtaactgtaactgtagttttactatgatatattaataatcaatacaacaatacaataatcaccaaaccagctatgtttgtatcactgtaatgctagtgtttttatgtgcttttatatgacagatatcacagt
Above is a window of Carassius auratus strain Wakin chromosome 35, ASM336829v1, whole genome shotgun sequence DNA encoding:
- the LOC113053905 gene encoding olfactory receptor 10A4-like, with product MQNASNSIIQPAGFYIVALSSMSYSNIYVMFLTVVYVITVTCNVFLITIIFYDHRLHVPKFMAVGNLALVDLILSTSLVPGMIKTYILLDNFVPFKLCLLQMYTYYTFLSLEPFSLCILSYDRFIAICFPLRQESINTNSRMAYLISAVWFFSIVIILYAVTSIPTLSFCGSLEVHSYFCDYAPVLVLACGDTTPQWNYATALTMLFITVPLVFIFLTYIGILTAVFRMKNHQSRYKALATCTEHLILVALFFIPIVIIFSFTFFGIIWNPNVGLVSLCLSSLLTPCVNPILYSLKTKEIRSRIHSLLTQRLSVHPLRNRQGLFMEGKMNTTKYGDILNENLV